A single genomic interval of Candidatus Kaelpia imicola harbors:
- the xseB gene encoding exodeoxyribonuclease VII small subunit, whose amino-acid sequence MKFDQSLERLEEIAANLEEEDISVEDALKFYEEGVKLVKSCRKKLSEIEKKIELITEDGSGEVKKRAVTEDELLDKDSLGEKD is encoded by the coding sequence ATGAAATTCGATCAGTCGTTGGAGAGGTTGGAAGAGATAGCTGCCAATCTAGAAGAAGAGGATATTTCGGTTGAAGATGCATTGAAGTTTTATGAAGAAGGGGTTAAGCTTGTTAAATCCTGTAGAAAGAAGCTCTCTGAAATAGAGAAGAAGATTGAACTTATTACAGAGGATGGTTCTGGTGAAGTGAAAAAAAGAGCAGTTACAGAAGACGAATTATTAGACAAGGATTCTTTAGGTGAAAAAGACTGA
- the xseA gene encoding exodeoxyribonuclease VII large subunit, with translation MENERKIYTVSEISKRVKHILEDSLGYLWVEGEISNLSRPGSGHVYFDLKDKSASIPITLFKGFFQKVKFDLENGLHVIAYGKITSYAPQGKYQLRAEYLEPKGLGALMLALMQLKERLAKEGLFEEEHKRELPFLPRRIGIVTSFSGAAVRDMVKVLRRRFDNIHIIIYSVRVQGECAPAEIISGIKFFNKIKERVDLLIVGRGGGSIEDLWAFNNEELSREIFKSEIPIISAVGHERDWTISDWAADLRAPTPSAAAELAVRVKDELQDSLDKNLRDLKRLLKETLNRKRDILKHIQGRYGLFRIKDIVPLKMQRLDELSLRMDRSTEGILITNRDKLGYIIKHLENLNPLTILCRGYSVTKNLITGEVIKSSKSIKEGILLKTRLHKGSIISRVEKKSLS, from the coding sequence ATGGAGAATGAAAGAAAAATCTATACTGTCTCTGAGATCTCAAAGAGAGTAAAGCATATCTTAGAAGATAGCCTGGGGTATCTTTGGGTTGAGGGTGAGATATCCAATCTAAGCAGGCCCGGTTCAGGCCACGTCTATTTCGATTTAAAAGATAAGTCTGCCTCCATTCCTATTACACTCTTTAAGGGGTTTTTTCAGAAGGTAAAATTCGATCTTGAAAACGGGCTCCATGTAATAGCATACGGAAAGATTACTTCCTATGCTCCTCAGGGAAAGTATCAGTTAAGAGCTGAATATCTGGAGCCAAAAGGGCTGGGCGCTCTGATGCTTGCTTTGATGCAGCTTAAAGAGAGGCTTGCTAAAGAAGGGTTATTTGAGGAAGAGCATAAGAGAGAGCTCCCTTTTCTGCCCCGGAGAATCGGTATTGTGACATCCTTTAGCGGGGCTGCAGTAAGGGATATGGTAAAAGTCTTAAGAAGAAGGTTCGATAATATTCATATTATAATCTACTCTGTGAGGGTTCAGGGTGAGTGTGCTCCGGCTGAGATTATCTCTGGAATTAAGTTTTTTAATAAGATCAAAGAGAGGGTTGATCTCTTGATAGTAGGCAGAGGCGGGGGCAGCATCGAAGACCTCTGGGCTTTCAATAACGAAGAGCTTAGCAGAGAGATATTTAAATCTGAGATCCCTATTATATCTGCCGTTGGCCATGAGCGGGACTGGACCATATCAGACTGGGCGGCTGATTTAAGGGCGCCTACTCCGTCTGCTGCTGCAGAGCTTGCAGTCAGAGTAAAAGATGAGCTCCAGGATTCACTGGATAAAAACCTCAGAGATTTAAAGAGGCTGCTTAAAGAGACTCTCAATAGAAAGAGGGATATCTTAAAACATATTCAGGGAAGGTATGGGTTATTTAGAATAAAAGATATTGTTCCCCTTAAGATGCAGCGTCTTGATGAGTTGAGTTTAAGGATGGATAGATCTACCGAAGGTATCTTAATTACTAACAGAGATAAGCTCGGCTATATTATAAAGCATCTTGAGAATTTAAATCCTTTAACTATTCTATGCCGGGGCTATAGTGTTACAAAAAATCTCATAACAGGTGAGGTTATTAAAAGCTCAAAGAGTATTAAAGAAGGAATATTACTTAAGACCAGATTACATAAGGGGAGCATTATATCCCGGGTTGAAAAAAAGAGTCTCAGTTGA